In Allocoprobacillus halotolerans, a genomic segment contains:
- the recA gene encoding recombinase RecA — translation MTEKKVKKTESVDDKKDKALTDAIHLIEKQFGKGSIMKLGDRVAVDIDVIPTGSLTLDAALGIGGYPKGRIIEIYGPESSGKTTLTLHAIAEVQKQGGRAAFIDAEHAIDPVYAKNLGVNVDELILSQPDSGEQGLAIAETLVKSNAIDLVVVDSVAALVPQVELDGEMGDNSVGLQARMMSKAMRRLSGLMNKTSCTIIFINQLREKIGVMYGNPETTTGGRALKFYASVRIEIRRSEAIKNGSDIVGNKVNIKVVKNKVSPPFKTTSVDIIYGKGIARDGEIIDLAVAHNIIDKSGAWYAYQGEKIGQGRENVKIFLAEHPEIMSEIEEKIKTQIFESEAA, via the coding sequence ATGACAGAAAAGAAAGTGAAAAAAACAGAGTCAGTTGATGATAAAAAAGATAAAGCATTGACTGATGCCATTCATTTAATTGAAAAACAATTTGGAAAAGGTTCAATTATGAAACTTGGTGATCGTGTGGCTGTGGACATTGACGTCATTCCAACAGGTTCACTAACATTGGATGCAGCATTAGGAATTGGTGGGTATCCCAAAGGGCGTATTATTGAAATCTATGGTCCTGAATCTAGTGGAAAAACAACATTGACACTTCATGCGATTGCTGAAGTTCAAAAGCAGGGAGGACGTGCAGCATTTATTGATGCTGAACATGCAATTGATCCTGTCTACGCCAAGAATTTAGGCGTTAATGTTGATGAGTTGATTTTGTCACAACCAGATAGTGGTGAACAAGGTTTGGCGATTGCCGAAACATTGGTCAAAAGTAATGCAATTGACTTGGTTGTAGTGGATTCTGTTGCCGCATTGGTACCTCAAGTAGAACTTGATGGAGAAATGGGCGATAACTCAGTTGGGTTACAGGCACGTATGATGTCTAAAGCTATGCGTCGTTTATCTGGGCTTATGAACAAAACATCATGTACGATTATCTTTATCAATCAGTTAAGAGAGAAGATTGGTGTGATGTATGGTAATCCAGAAACAACGACAGGAGGACGTGCATTAAAATTCTATGCTTCGGTTCGTATTGAAATTAGACGTAGTGAAGCTATTAAAAATGGTAGTGATATTGTTGGAAATAAAGTGAACATTAAGGTTGTTAAAAATAAAGTTTCACCACCATTTAAAACAACATCAGTAGATATTATCTATGGTAAGGGTATTGCTAGAGATGGAGAAATTATTGATTTAGCAGTTGCTCATAACATTATTGATAAATCTGGAGCTTGGTATGCATATCAGGGTGAAAAGATTGGCCAAGGTAGAGAAAATGTAAAAATTTTCTTGGCTGAACATCCTGAAATTATGTCTGAAATTGAAGAAAAAATTAAAACTCAGATATTTGAATCTGAAGCAGCTTAA
- a CDS encoding CinA family protein, which yields MEELAQLLIQRQISISSVESFTVGGFAKAIGSISGISAVYRGSLVSYQTRIKRDVLHIDEKVINQFGVVSNEVAGLMAIQGQKMFDCDLCISFTGNAGPSAMEGKPVGLIYIGIAYQKHIHTFCYHLSGGRDDIQKQAILLGIEKILEILK from the coding sequence ATGGAAGAATTGGCACAATTATTGATACAAAGACAGATTTCCATTAGCAGTGTTGAAAGTTTTACTGTAGGTGGTTTTGCGAAGGCGATAGGGAGTATTAGTGGCATTTCAGCTGTTTATCGTGGTTCGTTGGTTAGCTACCAGACGCGTATTAAAAGAGATGTTTTGCATATTGATGAAAAAGTCATCAATCAATTTGGAGTTGTTTCTAATGAGGTTGCTGGCTTGATGGCCATACAGGGACAAAAGATGTTTGATTGTGATCTCTGTATTTCTTTTACTGGTAATGCTGGACCATCAGCAATGGAAGGAAAACCAGTTGGTTTGATTTATATTGGTATTGCTTATCAAAAGCATATTCATACTTTTTGTTATCATCTTTCTGGAGGTCGTGATGATATTCAAAAACAGGCTATTTTGTTAGGAATTGAAAAAATTTTAGAAATTTTGAAGTAA
- a CDS encoding helix-turn-helix domain-containing protein, translating into MDNLGENIRQKRENRKMTIEDLSAKTKISVAVLRDIEKGKFDRYKGDEAYVKMYLKKISLALDMDAQQLTEQYIELTREIELEDLKEKEKTEDHNEEIVNKGKKFSFKTPQLARKPSVYEDKSHVTIIRTAIILVLVCFVIVVIWYGLYATRSQSGEPAKPENQMTVEGNVETTQPETPSTNEPDANNPTTQNATVQFTRNDFLDYHFQLPAGTSTFTLKIEYNAPCWAQMKVNDEVYDQFVSKIYHENEDSETETVELTFDVNDFESLDLRNGNNRGHRYYINNQEVPLTDEDKNTNQDRPVDLILTLEKE; encoded by the coding sequence TTGGATAATTTAGGTGAAAATATTCGTCAAAAAAGAGAAAATAGAAAAATGACGATTGAAGATTTATCAGCAAAAACGAAAATTTCAGTCGCTGTATTAAGAGATATAGAAAAAGGTAAATTTGATCGATATAAAGGTGATGAAGCTTATGTGAAGATGTATTTGAAGAAGATTTCACTGGCTTTGGATATGGATGCACAGCAATTGACAGAACAATATATCGAATTGACACGAGAAATTGAGCTAGAAGATTTAAAAGAAAAAGAAAAAACTGAAGATCATAATGAAGAAATTGTGAATAAGGGGAAAAAATTTTCTTTTAAAACACCTCAATTAGCTAGAAAACCTTCTGTTTATGAAGATAAATCACATGTTACAATTATTCGTACGGCTATCATTTTGGTTTTGGTATGTTTTGTTATTGTTGTTATTTGGTATGGTTTATATGCGACACGTTCACAAAGTGGTGAACCTGCAAAACCAGAAAATCAGATGACAGTGGAAGGTAATGTAGAAACAACGCAACCTGAGACACCATCAACAAATGAACCAGATGCCAATAATCCAACAACGCAAAATGCAACAGTGCAGTTTACAAGAAATGATTTCTTAGATTACCATTTCCAATTGCCAGCAGGAACATCGACTTTTACATTAAAGATTGAATACAATGCACCTTGTTGGGCTCAAATGAAAGTCAATGATGAAGTTTATGATCAGTTTGTTTCAAAGATATATCATGAAAATGAAGATAGTGAAACGGAAACGGTTGAATTGACTTTTGATGTGAATGATTTTGAAAGTTTAGATTTACGTAATGGTAATAATAGAGGACATCGTTATTATATTAATAATCAGGAAGTTCCATTGACTGATGAAGATAAGAATACCAATCAGGATCGTCCTGTTGATTTGATTTTAACATTAGAGAAGGAATAA
- a CDS encoding DivIVA domain-containing protein, giving the protein MANKIQLSPKKILNKHFQIDFKGYSATEVDYFLDTVKEDYETFANMLNESYEQIENLQKENEALKMKMANMERDQMIQQDNLRSMEENLSSNVDLLKRISNLEKEVYKNK; this is encoded by the coding sequence ATGGCAAATAAAATACAATTAAGTCCAAAAAAGATTTTAAACAAACATTTTCAAATAGATTTTAAAGGTTATAGTGCAACTGAAGTAGATTATTTTTTAGATACAGTTAAAGAGGATTATGAAACATTTGCAAATATGTTGAATGAATCATATGAACAGATTGAAAATCTTCAAAAAGAAAATGAAGCATTAAAAATGAAAATGGCAAATATGGAAAGAGATCAAATGATTCAACAAGATAATTTACGCTCTATGGAAGAAAATCTTTCATCTAATGTAGATTTATTAAAAAGAATCTCTAATTTAGAAAAAGAAGTTTATAAAAATAAATAA